AAAAATAAATGATTCGACAAACTCTTTTAAAATATATTTATATATTATTTTCATATTTAATTTTCAATTATTTATCTCTATACGATATATAACCTGCGAGATTTTCTATTATAGCAAAAATTCTGGTAAAATCAAATAAAATTAGCTATAATAATTAAAAATTTGCTGACAAAACCAAAATGTTTTAATTTACTGCTTTTTTGCAGTTTATCATAATTTATTGTTTAAAATCTTTATTATTTTAAATTAATCAATGAAAAAACGCATTATATTATCACTGTTTATTTTATTTTCCCAAATGGCGGTAATCCAATCATTGCATGCTCAAAATATTCTAAACACAAAAAAGAAGTTTTCTATTTTGCAGGACAATAAAGAAATATTGCTTTCAATCTCAACATCTCCGGCAAAAAGTACTCAAACTTACCAGACTAAAACCTCGACTTCACAGGCAAATAACGTCACAATATCTTCCCAGACAGCGAGTATAACACCTACTGAACAAGCCGGCAAGGAATTATTAAATTTTCTTGAACAGAAGAAAATATTATTTTACAGTAAAGAAAGATGGCTTAAAATGCGCGAGCGTATTGAAGGAACCGGAGAATACCAGCCAGGAGGGGTAAGTGTAAGTACAGCTCCAAAGGCTGCGCCTGCACCATTGCCGCCCGGTCTGACTGTCGAACTCCCGTATGAATCCCAGCTTTCAATAACAGGCAGGAAGACCATAGGTGTGGCAGTAAAAGCGACTATATATGAAAAACCGGATCCTATAAAAAGGATTTCTTCTTCATCAATTGATATGAACCAGGAGTTACAGGTCAGGATCAAAGGCCGCGTGGGAAGAAAAATAAATGTCAACGTTGACTTTGACGATACAAGTGCAGACAAAAGAGATATATCCGTAGTATACAAAGGCGACCCGAAAGAATTTGTCCAGGAAGCTGCCTTCGGGGATATATCAATGTCTCTTCCTTCTACGGAATTCGTAGGGTATTCACGCCAGCTTTTTGGCATAAAACTGCTTACAAAATATAAAAGCTGGAATTCCTGGAATTTCTTCAGCCGCACAAAGGGAGATTCTGAGGTGAAAAGATTTACAGGAAATACACAGCTTGTAAGGCAGAGCATAGCCGATACTTCTTACATACCCTTTAAATACTACCTCATAAAATTCGGAGATGATAAAATAAAAAACGGAACTGTGAAAGTCTACAGGGACGACCGTATCGCAAGCAACAATAATATAAATACATCGACTAATACGGTAGTAGAAACCAAAATAGACTCGCTGACAACCATAAACCAAACTTACACGGGTGATTTTGACCTGCTCGTTGCCGGCCAGGATTATACGATAGATTACGACAGGGGCATAGTGATCTTTAGAAATTCTCTGCCGTCAAACCATGTGGTCGCAGTAGATTATCAAAGGCAAGGAGATGGTTCTTTCTTGAGGGATGATGACGGAAGACTTAAGATAGTAAAGGACGAATCAAATACGAACGGCATTACAAGAGAATTAAAAACGTTTTATAATTTAGGAAATGTTAAAATAATCCGGGACGATAGCCGCGGTAACTTTATTCTTAAAGTGCAGGACTTAAACGGAGATATTCCTAAAGCGATAGAAGGCGGGAAAAAAGTACCTTTATATTCAACGGTTTCAAACTCCGATATAACAGTAGATTTTGAAAGCGGAGTCTTCTTCTTTGAACCTCCGGACCAAAAGCCTTTCCATAATGAATTGTATACGACAGCTAAACATCTATATAATATTTTTGTAGAGTACCGCTACCGGGTAAAGATAATAAGCCTCGGCAGGTTCGGGATCGTTCCCCAATCAGAGCGTATAACGATGGACGGCAAAGTCATAGTCAGGGATGCAGATTACTATATCGACTATGACGCCGGCATAGTTACCTTGTTCAATGAAGAAAAAATAAATGAAAGTACAGTTATAGAAATTTCGTATGATTACGCGCCGTTTGGAACTGCCGGCGGATCAACTTTAGTAGGGACAAGGTCTGAACTCTCCTTAACAAAGAACATTTTTGTCGGCGGTACATTCATTTATAATTTTGCGGCCAATACCGTAAAGCTGCCGGATATACGTACAACCCCTACGTCTTTAATGGTCTGGGAATCTGATTCAAGGATAAAGGACATTAAACTCCCCTTTACGCCCATGAAACTCTCTATAGGCGGGGAATATGCTCAAAGTAAGAATAATCCGAATACCATGGATAAAGCAGTAATCGAATCAATGGAAAGCATAAAACTTGAGGATTCTGTTTCATTATTTAACGAGTCCTGGAAACCCGGGAGTAACCCGGACGGATCAAAGTATTACTTAAATGACATAACCTGGGGCAGTGCTATGATATCAAAAAGGGATATTAACACGAGCCTTGACCAAAATAACCAGGAAAAGCAGCAAGTTCTTGTAATTGACTATTCCCTAGACCCGCTCCGTCAAACAGAACTGTCGATCGTACAACCGATATCCAATGTCGGTGTGGATTATTCTAAAAAGCTTTTTCTTGAGACCTGGATTCTGGGTGACGCAAAGGGCGAAGAATTGCTCATTTCATACGGATCTTTTAACGAAAGGGTTGATAGCGATGTAAATACTCTGCCAAAGACAGAAGATAAAAATCAAGATGGTACCCTTGGTACTGGAGAAGATATAGGATGGTTTTTTATAAATCCTGACGGGAAAAAGGAAACGGTAAATATAAAGGCAAAACTCGATACTGAAGACTTAGATGGCGACGGTGTCCTAAAGACTGCTGATACTATAGCTTCACCCGGGCCGTTTGGCCTGGGACAGGGAAAACAGTTGATAGATAATAACGGTGTAGCTTATTCAGCTGTTACCTGGTCAGGATGGAAATATTTTAAGGTACCGTTAAATATAACCAATTTTGATGACTGGAAAGGCATTAAGCAGGTAAGGATTACTTTGCGCAACAGTGGAGCTGGAACAAAAGCCGGGCATATAGAAATAGGGAACATATCCTTGATAAGCAACAGGTGGGAGATTTCAGGAAATACGGTTGCAGGCAGCACTATTGCTATATCTGCAATAAACAATGAAGAAAATCCGGACTATGCATCCTTAAGGACATACCCTGATTACCAGAGCCTTTATGATATGCAAAGCACCGATTCTCTTACAGCAAGGGAACAGGCCTTATCTGTAAGATACAACGTGTATAAAGCAACTACAGCCGAGCTCGGTACCAGGCTCCTATTCGGAAGAGCCTATGACCTGTCTAACTACAAATATTTTAAATTCTTTGTATACAATAAGAATGCCGACGGTGATACTATTTTTCTACAGGTAGGCAATGACACGAACTATTTCGAGTACTCTGTTCCGGTAAACTGGGCCGGGTGGAAATTAATAACTATCCAGCAAGCAGATATAAACGGTGATAATAAACCTGAGAAATGGCTTGCTGACGCAACACCCGGAGCAAAAACAAAAATCACCGGTAACCCAAATTTGCTTAACATAAGCCAGCTGAGGGTCGGGGTAAGAGCCAAGGGCCCTGACAAATCAGGTGAGGTTTGGTTCAATGAGATACATGTCAGCGAAGCGTGGAAAAAAGAAGGGAATGCCTGGCGTTTGAATACCGACCTTGACTGGCCTGGCTGGATATCTATGGGGGGGAAAAGAAAGTCAATAGATAGAAGTTTTCAAACTTTTTCTGCGGATGTTTATAACCGGGATTATCTGGAAGATTCGGGATATTTTAATCTTGTAAGAATCCCGTTTCTGCCTATCAATACAAACCTTACCAAAACAAGAACGATTACACCTGCGGTCGCTCAAAATCAGCCCGGGGACCTTGTATCTATACTTCAAGAAGGACGGGTAATAAGTTATACGGGTTCTGCTTCTGCCAATCCAAACCTTCAACTGTTCTTTTCACCGGTAACCAAATATATTCCTGTTATGCGAAAGCTCATTCCGACTATAGGGGGTTCATACTCCAGGTCTATAACCGATTCAAACCAGATAAAAAGGCTTGAGGACAAAGATACCTTAAGCGGGAATTTAAGTTATGAATTTCCTCTTAAATTCGATAATTTTATGCCCTTTAAAACCGGGCTTAACATTTTTCCGGGCAACATTTCCGGAAATTATAGTGTAACAAATTCTTTCTTTAAGGTCTATCCTTCGACAAGTATCACTGACAGTGATAGCTTTCTTAGCCTTGATACTTTAAACAAGTATCTGGAGATCTCTAATTATAGTACATTGGAAATAACCGAAGCCTGGAGGGCAAATGCGCCTTTCCAGTTCTGGAAAAACTTTACATTTTCTCCCAGCTACAGTTTGTCTAAGGTAAAGGCAAAAGATAAAGCCTTTGACTCTTCTCATGAACAATATCCAAAAGCTGCAAGCCAGAATGTAGCCGCGAGTTCAAGCTTAAGGATATTTTCCTGGCTCAATCCGGCATTTTCATATAATATTACTACCAATGAAAACTATAATTTATATTATAGTACGGTAAACCCGTTTAAAATAATTTATCCTTCTCAAACAAAATATATAGACAGGAACAGTAATGCGGAAGTTAGCTGGAATTTTCAGGTTAAAGATGTGGTTAAGACAAAATATTTCGAGTCTTTGGGGTTTGCAGCTTCCTATAAGCAATTTGATAATGATATATATGAAAATGTTGAGAGTTCTTATAGCGTAATAGGGATCTTTGACAGCAAAAGATTATGGATACGCGAAAATCTGCTCAAACCTTTAAACCCGGGCAATACTACATTTTACAGAATAAAATCCATAACGAAAAGAGATGACAGACGGCTCTCCGGTAATTACAAACCGTTTGAGGCTTTTCCAATCACCGGCAGGTTTTCTCCGTTCAAAACCTTATCTACAAACTTTACGTACACGGACAGCCTTCAAAACACATACACTACGGGGACTCAACAAGATGTGTTGACTGTGCTTTGGCCGGACCTTAACATAGGGCTTAACAAATGGGAAAAGTTAGTCTGGCTTGAGAGATGGCTTGATGATTCAAGTTTAAACCTGCGCCACCAAAAAAAATATTCTACTACTTCAAGCGTTTCTCAAAACAATACCCTGACCTATGGAAGTGACATAAGGTTCCGTTTAAAGAAAAGACTCGAATTAAGTTTGGGAGGAAATTACTCTAACACTAAAGACGAAGACCTTACAAAAATAGTCCCTATAGTTACTAATAAGGGCGACAACACGTCCTTGTATACCCAGACAGGTTTTAATATAAAAGTCTGGCGTTTTACAGTAAGGTATGATTATGCCAAAAACTTTGGTGAAGACGGGGCAGGCAAGATAACCGCAGACCTGATAACTCATGCCGGTACAGTACAAACAAATGCAGATATGTCGTTTCCTCACGGCCTTCCGCTGCCGTTTACTAAGAGGACCCTGCCTTTAACTAACAGGCTGATATTTAGTTCAAATTTAAAATATATCAGCAAAATCTCCTCGATTAATATCGGAACAGACAATACAGACCAGTACAGCCTGAGCTCTACAGGTGATTATGAAATATCACAAAACTTCAGGGCAGCCTTAGGTTTTGGTTATAGCTACCTTATGAACAGGAGTGATTCCGACCAGAATTTTCATGCTCTTGAAGCCTCAGCTAAATTAACGATACAATTCTAAAAATTACATACAGTATAAATCCCAATAACAAATCGAATGAGTTAATTTGGGAATTTGACATTAGCTTGTTGGGATTTAACCTATGCCGTCTCTACAGCAACATATAATTAATTTATTTTTCCCGGTCACATGTATTCAATGCGGTTCGGATCTGGCAGCTGATGATAACCTGAGAGTCTGTTCGGATTGCTGGCGAAACATAAAACAAATAGGGGATATATATTGCCAAAAGTGCGGCTCCTATCTGCCCGATGGGGGGGCTTTGTGCTATACTTGCAAAAAAAACCCAAAATATTACTTTGAGTACCTGCGCGCTTACGGCATGTATGACGGTGTTTTAAGGGATTTAATACACAAGTTTAAATATAAGAACAGGGATTACCTTTCAAGGTTCCTAGGCAAACTTCTTAAAGACACGATACAAAAGCATAAAGAGCTCATAGATGTAGATTATATTATCCCAGTCCCGATGCACTGGTTTAAGAAATTATTAAGAGGTTATAATCAGACAGAACTTCTTGCATTGAATATCTCTAAGTATTATGGAAAGGCCGTATTAAATAATTCGCTTATAAGGACAAAATATACAAATTCACAGATAAAGCTGAAAAAAGAGGAAAGGATGGGAAACATAAAAGGCTGTTTTTCCGTTAAGTACAGAGAAACCCTTAAAAATAAAAGAGTTTTATTGGTTGATGATGTTTGCACGACGGGAGCCACAATAAATGAATGTTCTAAAGCCTTGAAAAAAGCAGGCGCAAGCAAAATTTATGCTGTAGCTGTAGCGCGGGATTAGTTTAGTTCAATGGGCGCAGGGAAAGTTGTAAAGAACTTACTAATTTTGTAAAATTCACTAATAAATTATGAATATAAAAAAAATAAAACTATTTATAAATATAGGGTTGTTATTGGGTGGCAGTATTTTCTTATGCTCTGGATGCAGTTCTCTTGAGAGGAGTTTGATCTCCGGGGATGACAACATAAGGCAGTCTGCTTTGGATAAATTAACCATTCTTGAGCCTTACCAAAAGGCTAAGCTTGTTAATCCTCTTTTACAAGACCTTGATAGCAGCTATTGGGAAGTAAGGGCAAGGGCTGCGGAGGCTTTAGGTTCGATCACGGATAAAAAAGTACTTGAGGCGCTAGTAAAAGCATTGAAAGATGACGATAAGGAAGTTAGGGTCAAGGCTGCGCAATCTCTGGGAAAATTAAGGGATCCCAATTCGATAGCTCCATTAATTGAAGCTACAAACGATAAAGAATATGATGTCAGAAAAAGTGCCGTGATAGCTTTGGGTATAATAGGGACATGCGCATCAGGAGATGAGGAAGTACTCGATGCACTTATAAAAATTTTGAAGGATGTTAATAATGATTTAAAAATAGATGCATTATGGTCAATTGTGTGTTTTGGCGAAAAGGCCATAGAGCCTCTTTTCGGGCTTCTAAAAGACGAAAACTTCTATATTAGATGGACAGTTGAAGCAGGCTTGGTGAATATAGGGGCAACAGCTGCAAAATATTTGGACGAAGTATTTCCAAACCAGGAATGGTTTGTAAAATGGCGGATAGTAAAAATGCTTGGTTTGATAAAAGGCAAGGAAAGCAATAAAGCCCTGGAATATTCACTAGGAAGTAATGAAGATGTAAAGTTCAAAGCTACCGAAGCTCTTGGGCTAAAAAACAACCCGGATATGGTTCAACCATTATTA
This genomic stretch from Candidatus Liberimonas magnetica harbors:
- a CDS encoding ComF family protein; this translates as MPSLQQHIINLFFPVTCIQCGSDLAADDNLRVCSDCWRNIKQIGDIYCQKCGSYLPDGGALCYTCKKNPKYYFEYLRAYGMYDGVLRDLIHKFKYKNRDYLSRFLGKLLKDTIQKHKELIDVDYIIPVPMHWFKKLLRGYNQTELLALNISKYYGKAVLNNSLIRTKYTNSQIKLKKEERMGNIKGCFSVKYRETLKNKRVLLVDDVCTTGATINECSKALKKAGASKIYAVAVARD